From Amphiura filiformis chromosome 20, Afil_fr2py, whole genome shotgun sequence, a single genomic window includes:
- the LOC140143001 gene encoding neogenin-like, giving the protein MKGIWIIILLFLSIVGEGLGKKAKAPKPILDFEPSATSIRIQWKKPSSSHTITQWRIQHMELGGRKKQIRVDGDLSEYILEGLAPETTYRIRMLAQTASAGTGLPSRWTEITTLADTPEVAQPEPTPKPKPTIPNPPQRLTADATATTARITWSQPIDNGIEALGYIISYGPRDNPRENIVSVDINPMVKELDGLSSNVQYRLTMTAFNTVGQSDPATVDFFTLAEEIVKGPPPPIEAIEFQSISPTSIQVTWTLPDTTVLNEIENILFGFGDEGTPFKKLSTTNLERRTSRYTMDGLQPETRYIVMIVTENRYGESKRAEITVETIPIPVTTPAPSRARGPPPQPENVEYDIRPDGSLEISWTLPQTTTPGEIEHVGVGFGSYGIPPQFLTITELDRTTVRYDVTDEVTPGSRYTAIVVTRNGFGQSDPAVLTLEIPNDGDESSESSIQTAEVEEVIYLEVPSDVHAQVLTPRSVRLSFVDPTLEDPAPETVDDRYYTVRYKTDDQISFQYMHFVRTNDVISDLLPEANYQFEVKVVRGVNGHSLYSIPVNVFTRDPDHASKVSDVTVIQMRVINADHVFVIINWLPPQNVPIGDITGYVLEYTEGWPTQNSTWERLNITSAVPNAKIHRLRTSTSYYLRVAHLVGEIMGEFSDPPDVATTPSFQLGQPFDHCGDPTPEQIIARVNWMRSGGPQTRTALLGVPLPYCDDYYARHECHGLVCFCVPGKRPSCGSPPGVQGDQPPAAPCYNEYEAALKEIKDARKSGKPVNDAHLPYCTEDGYYQPKQCLGSLCYCSTRAGMHTGKEVPIWEANTLHC; this is encoded by the exons GACTTGCACCAGAGACAACGTACAGAATTCGTATGCTGGCACAAACAGCATCAGCAGGTACTGGCTTACCCAGTAGATGGACGGAAATTACTACACTAGCGGACACACCTGAAG TTGCACAACCTGAACCAACTCCTAAACCTAAACCAACTATACCAAATCCACCACAAAGGCTTACAGCAGATGCCACAGCAACTACAGCCCGCATTACTTGGTCTCAACCGATAGACAATGGCATCGAGGCCTTAGGATATATCATCTCTTATGGACCAAGAGACAATCCTAGGGAAAATATCGTATCAGTAGATATTAATCCAATGGTAAAGGAACTAGATGGTTTATCTAGTAACGTACAATATCGTCTGACAATGACCGCTTTTAATACGGTGGGTCAAAGCGATCCAGCCACGGTGGACTTCTTTACTTTAG CTGAAGAAATAG TAAAGGGACCTCCCCCACCGATTGAAGCAATAGAATTCCAAAGCATCTCCCCAACTAGTATACAAGTCACATGGACTCTCCCGGACACAACAGTACTTAATGAGATTGAAAATATCCTATTTGGTTTCGGAGATGAGGGTACTCCTTTCAAAAAATTAAGCACAACAAATTTGGAGAGGCGGACCTCGAGATATACTATGGATGGGCTGCAGCCAGAAACACGATACATTGTTATGATCGTTACTGAGAACAGATACGGTGAAAGCAAGCGAgcagagataacagtggagactATTCCTATACCAG TTACAACTCCGGCACCAAGTAGAG CACGAGGACCTCCCCCACAACCTGAGAACGTTGAATACGACATTCGACCAGATGGATCACTGGAAATATCATGGACGCTACCGCAGACAACAACACCAGGTGAAATAGAGCATGTTGGTGTCGGTTTTGGATCCTATGGCATTCCACCCCAATTTTTGACGATAACCGAACTAGACAGAACAACAGTAAGATACGATGTAACAGACGAAGTAACGCCAGGATCACGATACACTGCGATAGTAGTCACACGAAACGGATTTGGTCAGAGTGATCCGGCTGTACTCACCTTGGAGATTCCTAATGATGGAG ACGAAAGCAGTGAAAGTTCTATTCAAACAGCGGAAGTGGAAGAAG TGATTTACTTGGAAGTGCCGTCAGACGTACATGCACAGGTTCTTACCCCAAGATCCGTCAGACTGTCATTCGTTGATCCAACGCTAGAAGACCCCGCACCCGAGACCGTGGATGATCGTTATTATACAGTGCGGTACAAGACTGATGATCAAATCAG CTTCCAATACATGCATTTCGTTCGAACGAATGATGTGATATCAGACCTGTTACCAGAAGCTAACTAccaatttgaagtaaaagttgtgAGAGGAGTGAACGGTCATAGTCTATACAGTATACCTGTTAACGTCTTTACTCGAGATCCTG ATCACGCCAGCAAAGTATCAGATGTAACAGTAATTCAAATGAGAGTGATAAATGCGGATCATGTTTTTGTCATTATTAATTGGCTACCACCACAGAACGTACCAATTGGAGACATTACAG GATATGTTCTCGAATATACAGAAGGATGGCCTACTCAAAACTCTACATGGGAAAGACTTAATATCACCAGTGCTGTCCCTAATGCCAAAATCCACCGTCTACGAACAAGTACTTCGTACTACCTAAGAGTTGCGCATCTTGTCGGTGAGATCATGGGAGAGTTCTCGGATCCTCCAGATGTAGCCACTACTCCTTCGTTTCAATTAG GCCAACCCTTTGACCATTGCGGTGACCCAACACCAGAACAGATAATTGCCAGAGTGAATTGGATGCGTTCTGGTGGGCCTCAAACAAGAACAGCTTTACTAGGTGTACCACTTCCTTACTGCGATGATTATTATGCCAGACATGAATGCCATGGACTTGT ATGTTTCTGCGTCCCTGGCAAACGTCCATCATGTGGAAGTCCTCCAG GGGTGCAAGGCGACCAACCGCCAGCGGCACCTTGCTACAATGAATATGAAGCAGCATTAAAGGAGATAAAAGATGCACGGAAATCTGGCAAACCAGTGAATGACGCTCATTTACCATATTGTACAGAAGATGGATATTATCAACCAAAACAGTGCCTAGGCTCCTT GTGCTATTGTTCTACACGAGCTGGCATGCACACAGGAAAAGAGGTACCAATTTGGGAAGCCAATACACTCCATTGCT AG